A genomic stretch from Pseudomonas sp. MUP55 includes:
- a CDS encoding acyl-CoA dehydrogenase — protein sequence MTALNQARQLLETTRRFVERSDDPYVISRFGDLQIRVDVAAALFERAETDPSPVATTEAQIAAAQALIAASDAEFELTGQRTALPSSLDDPLRWKYQIVGNYHLNGVL from the coding sequence ATGACTGCACTGAACCAGGCACGCCAACTGCTGGAAACCACCCGCCGCTTTGTCGAGCGCAGCGATGACCCGTATGTGATCAGCCGCTTCGGCGATCTGCAGATTCGTGTCGACGTGGCCGCCGCGCTGTTCGAGCGTGCCGAAACCGACCCCAGCCCGGTGGCCACCACCGAAGCCCAGATCGCTGCGGCTCAGGCCCTGATCGCCGCCAGCGATGCTGAATTCGAACTGACCGGCCAACGCACCGCGCTGCCGTCGTCGCTCGATGACCCGTTGCGCTGGAAGTACCAGATCGTTGGCAACTACCACCTCAACGGAGTGCTGTGA
- a CDS encoding SfnB family sulfur acquisition oxidoreductase: MSAHPQYPAHIIRSDAEAIEVATRLAARFAVEASERDRERRLPIAELDEFSASGLWGITIPKAYGGAEVSYVTVAEVIKLISAADPSLGQIPQNHLGVVDILLQTATEEQKRHYFGKVLAGYRFGNAFSEAKSKNAGTFDTQIRVEGDVARIDGEKFYCTGALFAHIVPTVGNNEHGQALIAFVERDAPGLSVIDSWDGFGQRTTASGGVTLDGVTVPSSAVIPAHQAFDQPTANGPISQIIQAAVDTGIALGALEQAKLHARQARPWIDSQQEHGWQDPFTIAAIGDLEWRVHGTEAILAKAGRAIDLALAEPTEDTVANASLIVAQAKVLSAETALLASSKLFELAGTRSVTGKHNLDRFWRNARTHTLHDPARWKYHLIGNFVLNGVKPARHAWN, from the coding sequence ATGTCAGCCCACCCTCAATACCCTGCTCACATCATTCGCTCGGATGCCGAAGCCATCGAAGTTGCCACGCGACTGGCCGCCCGTTTCGCCGTTGAGGCGAGTGAGCGTGACCGTGAGCGACGCCTGCCCATCGCCGAGCTCGACGAGTTTTCCGCCAGTGGTCTGTGGGGCATCACCATTCCCAAGGCCTATGGCGGCGCCGAGGTGTCTTATGTGACGGTGGCCGAGGTGATCAAGTTGATCTCCGCCGCTGATCCGTCACTGGGGCAGATCCCGCAGAACCACCTCGGCGTGGTGGATATCCTCTTGCAAACCGCCACCGAGGAGCAAAAACGCCATTACTTCGGCAAGGTGTTGGCGGGCTATCGCTTCGGCAACGCCTTTTCCGAAGCCAAGAGCAAAAACGCCGGCACCTTCGACACCCAGATTCGCGTGGAGGGCGACGTTGCCCGCATTGACGGCGAGAAGTTCTACTGCACCGGCGCGCTGTTCGCGCATATCGTGCCGACCGTCGGCAATAACGAGCATGGTCAGGCGTTGATTGCCTTTGTCGAGCGCGATGCCCCCGGGCTCAGTGTGATCGACAGCTGGGACGGCTTCGGCCAACGCACGACGGCCAGTGGCGGCGTGACCCTTGACGGTGTGACCGTACCCTCGAGTGCGGTGATTCCCGCGCACCAGGCGTTTGATCAACCCACCGCCAACGGTCCGATTTCGCAGATCATTCAGGCGGCGGTCGACACCGGCATTGCCCTCGGTGCCCTTGAGCAGGCCAAGCTCCATGCGCGCCAAGCGCGGCCCTGGATCGACAGCCAGCAGGAGCATGGCTGGCAAGACCCGTTCACCATCGCCGCTATCGGCGACCTGGAATGGCGCGTGCACGGCACCGAAGCGATTCTCGCCAAGGCCGGCAGAGCGATCGACCTGGCCCTCGCCGAACCGACTGAAGACACCGTCGCCAATGCCTCGCTGATCGTTGCCCAGGCCAAGGTGCTGTCCGCCGAAACGGCCTTGCTCGCCAGCAGCAAGCTCTTCGAGTTGGCCGGCACGCGCTCGGTCACGGGCAAGCACAACCTCGACCGTTTCTGGCGTAACGCCCGCACCCACACCCTGCACGACCCGGCTCGCTGGAAGTACCACCTGATCGGCAACTTCGTACTCAACGGCGTGAAACCCGCGCGCCACGCCTGGAACTGA
- a CDS encoding XRE family transcriptional regulator: MHKENPQRASVLQHVSQNVRRLRHAADLSQTALSEKSGVSRRMLVAIEAGEKNVSLSTLDRVAEALDVAFSDLIQAPDAGDHSRINELAWAGDIPGSKAVLLAKATARREVELWEMHLAPGDRYSPDPDPDGWSVQLFVFEGCLTLLVGEEEKRVAAGEFYMFASLHVHGYRNDGDVTVRFVRNVVI; this comes from the coding sequence GTGCACAAAGAAAATCCACAACGGGCTTCGGTCCTGCAGCACGTCAGCCAGAACGTGCGTCGCCTGCGCCATGCCGCCGACCTGAGCCAGACCGCGCTTTCGGAAAAGTCCGGGGTCAGCCGGCGCATGCTGGTGGCCATCGAGGCCGGCGAAAAGAACGTCAGCCTGTCGACCCTCGACCGCGTGGCCGAAGCGCTGGATGTCGCCTTCAGCGATTTGATCCAGGCGCCGGATGCCGGCGACCACAGCCGCATCAACGAACTGGCCTGGGCCGGTGATATCCCCGGCAGCAAAGCGGTGTTGCTGGCCAAGGCCACTGCGCGGCGTGAAGTCGAGCTGTGGGAGATGCACCTGGCACCGGGCGACCGTTACAGCCCGGACCCCGACCCGGACGGCTGGAGCGTGCAGCTGTTCGTGTTTGAAGGTTGCCTCACGCTGTTGGTGGGCGAAGAGGAAAAGCGCGTCGCCGCCGGTGAGTTCTATATGTTTGCCAGTCTTCACGTGCACGGCTATCGCAATGATGGCGACGTGACAGTGCGCTTTGTACGCAACGTGGTGATCTAA
- a CDS encoding DMT family transporter, translated as MTAPNSPSRFNRLSKAECILVVITMIWGGTFLLVHHAMTVSGPMFFVGLRFAAAAIVVGFFSLRTLRDLTLLELKAGVFIGVAIMFGYGLQTIGLQTILSSQSAFITALYVPFVPLLQWLVLGRRPGLMPSLGIMLAFAGLMLLTGPTGASLNFSPGEIATLISAVAIAAEIIMISAFAGQVDVRRVTVVQLATASVLSFLMVVPMGEALPGFSWLLLFSAVGLGLTSAVIQVAMNWAQQSVSPTRATLIYAGEPVWAGVVGRLAGERFPPVAMLGAVLIVLAVIVSEMKRSSSKVIDAKVEVEPESLG; from the coding sequence ATGACTGCCCCGAACTCCCCTTCGCGTTTCAATCGCTTGAGCAAAGCCGAATGCATCCTGGTCGTCATCACCATGATCTGGGGCGGCACCTTTCTGCTGGTGCACCACGCCATGACCGTGAGCGGCCCGATGTTTTTCGTGGGCCTGCGCTTTGCGGCGGCAGCCATTGTGGTCGGCTTTTTTTCCCTGCGCACCCTGCGCGACCTGACCTTGCTGGAGTTGAAGGCCGGGGTGTTCATCGGCGTGGCGATCATGTTCGGCTACGGCTTGCAGACCATTGGCCTGCAGACGATTCTGAGCAGCCAGTCGGCGTTCATCACTGCGCTCTATGTGCCGTTCGTGCCGTTGTTGCAGTGGCTGGTGCTGGGTCGACGCCCAGGGTTGATGCCGAGCCTCGGCATCATGCTGGCGTTTGCCGGGTTGATGCTGTTGACTGGCCCGACCGGTGCATCACTGAATTTCAGTCCCGGTGAAATCGCTACGCTGATCAGTGCCGTGGCGATTGCCGCCGAAATCATTATGATCAGCGCGTTTGCCGGCCAGGTGGACGTGCGACGCGTGACCGTGGTGCAACTGGCCACGGCGTCAGTGCTGTCGTTCCTGATGGTGGTGCCGATGGGTGAGGCGTTGCCGGGCTTTTCGTGGCTGCTGCTGTTCAGTGCCGTGGGCCTGGGCTTGACCAGCGCGGTGATCCAGGTGGCAATGAACTGGGCACAGCAGAGTGTGTCGCCGACCCGTGCCACCTTGATCTACGCCGGTGAGCCGGTGTGGGCTGGCGTGGTGGGGCGACTGGCCGGCGAGCGATTCCCGCCGGTTGCGATGCTGGGGGCGGTGTTGATTGTGCTGGCGGTGATTGTGAGTGAGATGAAGAGAAGCAGCTCGAAAGTGATCGATGCCAAGGTCGAAGTTGAACCGGAAAGTCTGGGGTGA
- a CDS encoding monovalent cation/H+ antiporter subunit A, translated as MSLIVLLLLPFIGSCLAALLPHNARNTESLLAGLVALVGTVQVALLYPQIAHGGVIREEFMWLPSLGLNFVLRMDGFAWLFSMLVLGIGTLVSLYARYYMSPDDPVPRFFAFFLAFMGAMLGLVISGNLVQIVFFWELTSLFSFLLIGYWHHRADARRGAYMALMVTGAGGLCLLAGVMLLGHIVGSYDLDQVLAAGDQIRAHSLYPVMLALVLIGALSKSAQFPFHFWLPHAMAAPTPVSAYLHSATMVKAGVFLLARLWPSLSGSEEWFWIVGGAGAMTLLLGAYCAMFQNDLKGLLAYSTISHLGLITLLLGLNSPLAAVAAVFHILNHATFKASLFMAAGIIDHESGTRDIRKLSGLVRLIPFTATLAMVASASMAGVPLLNGFLSKEMFFAETVFISATKWVEITLPVIATIAGTFSVAYALRFTVDVFFGPPATDLPHTPHEPPRWMRAPVELLVFTCLLVGIFPAQMVGSILAAAALPVVGGVLPEYSLAIWHGWNAPLIMSLVAMCGGVVLYLMLRKQLKRGRFAYPPVIGYFNGKRGFERCLVLMMRGARRVEKRISTKRLQTQLFLLVIVAVIGALIPMLNSGLSWGDRPKIPGSIVFVTLWLLAIACALGAAWQAKYHRLAALTMVSVCGLMTCVTFVWFSAPDLALTQLVVEVVTTVLILLGLRWLPRRIEEVSPLPGSLRKARIRRLRDFLLSTVVGGGMALLSYAMLTRQTPNDISSFYLSRALPEGGGSNVVNVMLVDFRGFDTLGEITVLGAVALTVYALLRRFRPSKESMELPPQQRQLAPDVATDLVNPRQASDTALGYMMVPAVLVRLLLPIALVVSFYLFMRGHNQPGGGFVAGLVMSVAFILQYMVAGTQWVEAQMSLRPMRWMGFGLLSATLTGLGALFVGYPFLTTHTWHLSLPVLGDIHIASALFFDVGVYAMVVGSTLLMLTALGHQSVRAHKPSNQPKTVANPQGAAA; from the coding sequence ATGTCCCTGATAGTTCTACTGCTTCTGCCATTCATTGGCAGCTGTCTGGCGGCCTTGCTGCCGCACAACGCTCGTAACACTGAATCCCTGCTGGCTGGCCTGGTGGCCCTGGTCGGCACCGTACAAGTCGCCCTGCTCTACCCCCAGATCGCCCACGGTGGCGTGATCCGTGAAGAATTCATGTGGTTGCCCAGCCTCGGCCTGAATTTCGTGCTGCGCATGGATGGCTTCGCCTGGCTGTTCTCGATGCTGGTGCTGGGCATCGGCACGCTGGTGTCGCTGTATGCGCGTTACTACATGTCGCCCGACGACCCGGTGCCGCGTTTCTTTGCGTTTTTCCTGGCCTTCATGGGCGCCATGCTCGGCCTGGTGATTTCCGGCAACCTGGTGCAGATCGTGTTTTTCTGGGAACTGACCAGCCTGTTCTCGTTCCTGCTGATCGGTTACTGGCACCACCGCGCCGATGCCAGGCGCGGTGCCTACATGGCGTTGATGGTCACTGGTGCAGGCGGCTTGTGCCTGCTGGCTGGGGTGATGTTGCTCGGGCACATCGTCGGTAGCTATGACCTGGACCAGGTGCTGGCGGCCGGCGATCAAATTCGCGCGCATTCGCTGTACCCGGTGATGCTGGCCCTGGTGCTGATCGGCGCCTTGAGCAAAAGCGCACAGTTCCCGTTCCATTTCTGGCTGCCCCACGCCATGGCGGCGCCCACGCCGGTTTCGGCCTATCTGCACTCGGCGACGATGGTGAAGGCCGGCGTGTTCCTGCTGGCCCGCCTGTGGCCGTCGCTGTCCGGCAGCGAAGAATGGTTCTGGATCGTCGGCGGTGCCGGCGCCATGACCCTGCTCCTCGGCGCTTACTGCGCCATGTTTCAGAACGATCTCAAGGGCCTGCTGGCCTATTCCACCATCAGCCATCTCGGGCTGATCACCCTGCTGCTGGGCCTTAACAGCCCGCTGGCCGCTGTTGCCGCCGTCTTCCACATTCTCAACCACGCTACCTTCAAGGCTTCGCTGTTCATGGCCGCGGGCATCATCGACCACGAAAGCGGCACGCGGGACATCCGCAAGCTCAGCGGGCTGGTGCGCCTGATCCCGTTTACCGCGACCCTGGCGATGGTGGCCAGTGCGTCCATGGCCGGGGTGCCGTTGCTCAATGGCTTCTTGTCCAAAGAGATGTTTTTCGCCGAAACGGTATTTATCTCGGCGACAAAATGGGTGGAAATCACGTTACCGGTGATCGCGACCATCGCCGGTACCTTCAGCGTGGCTTACGCCTTGCGATTTACCGTGGACGTGTTCTTCGGCCCGCCGGCCACCGACCTGCCCCACACCCCCCACGAACCCCCGCGCTGGATGCGTGCGCCGGTTGAACTGCTGGTATTTACTTGCCTGTTGGTGGGGATCTTCCCGGCCCAGATGGTCGGTTCGATCCTCGCCGCCGCCGCGTTGCCCGTGGTGGGCGGCGTGCTGCCGGAGTACAGCCTGGCGATCTGGCACGGCTGGAATGCACCGCTGATCATGAGCCTTGTGGCCATGTGCGGCGGCGTGGTGCTGTACCTGATGCTGCGCAAGCAACTCAAGCGCGGCCGGTTCGCCTACCCGCCGGTGATCGGCTACTTCAACGGCAAGCGCGGCTTCGAGCGCTGCCTGGTGCTGATGATGCGCGGCGCGCGCCGCGTCGAGAAACGCATCAGCACCAAGCGCCTGCAGACCCAGCTGTTCCTGCTGGTGATCGTGGCGGTGATTGGCGCCCTGATCCCGATGCTCAACAGTGGCCTGAGCTGGGGCGACCGGCCGAAGATCCCGGGTTCCATCGTGTTCGTCACCCTGTGGCTGCTGGCGATTGCCTGCGCGCTGGGCGCCGCCTGGCAGGCCAAGTACCACCGGCTGGCAGCCCTGACCATGGTCAGCGTATGCGGCCTGATGACCTGCGTTACCTTCGTATGGTTCTCGGCGCCGGACCTGGCGTTGACGCAACTGGTGGTGGAAGTGGTGACCACCGTGCTGATCCTGCTCGGCCTGCGCTGGCTGCCACGCCGGATCGAAGAGGTCTCGCCGCTGCCCGGCTCGCTGCGCAAGGCGCGCATCCGCCGCCTGCGTGACTTCCTGCTGTCCACCGTGGTGGGCGGCGGCATGGCGCTGTTGTCCTACGCGATGCTGACCCGCCAGACGCCCAACGACATCTCTTCGTTCTACCTCAGCCGCGCCCTGCCCGAGGGCGGCGGCAGCAATGTGGTGAACGTGATGCTGGTGGACTTCCGCGGCTTCGACACCCTCGGCGAAATCACCGTGCTCGGCGCGGTGGCGCTGACCGTATACGCGCTGCTGCGGCGCTTCCGCCCATCGAAGGAAAGCATGGAATTGCCGCCCCAACAGCGCCAGCTCGCGCCCGATGTGGCCACCGACCTGGTCAACCCGCGACAGGCCAGCGACACCGCCCTGGGCTACATGATGGTGCCGGCTGTACTGGTGCGCCTGCTGCTGCCGATAGCGCTGGTGGTGTCGTTCTACCTGTTCATGCGCGGGCATAACCAACCGGGCGGCGGCTTTGTCGCGGGGCTGGTGATGTCGGTGGCGTTTATCCTGCAATACATGGTGGCCGGCACCCAGTGGGTCGAGGCACAGATGAGCCTGCGGCCGATGCGCTGGATGGGCTTCGGCCTGTTGTCGGCGACCCTCACCGGGCTTGGCGCGTTGTTCGTCGGGTACCCGTTCCTCACCACTCACACCTGGCACCTGAGCCTGCCGGTGCTGGGCGATATCCATATCGCCAGCGCGTTATTCTTCGATGTCGGCGTGTACGCCATGGTCGTCGGCTCGACCCTGCTGATGCTCACCGCCCTCGGCCACCAGTCGGTGCGAGCGCACAAACCGAGCAACCAGCCCAAAACCGTCGCCAACCCACAAGGAGCTGCCGCCTGA
- a CDS encoding Na+/H+ antiporter subunit C: protein MEEVIAIAIGVLAASGVWLILRPRTFQVVMGLCLLSYGVNLFIFSMGSLFIGKEPIIKDGVPQDLFNYTDPLPQALVLTAIVISFAMTALFLVVLLASRGLTGTDHVDGREPKE from the coding sequence ATGGAAGAAGTCATTGCAATTGCCATTGGGGTCCTGGCAGCCTCCGGCGTCTGGTTGATCCTGCGGCCACGGACGTTCCAGGTGGTGATGGGCCTGTGCCTGTTGTCCTACGGGGTCAACCTGTTCATTTTCAGCATGGGTAGCCTGTTTATCGGCAAGGAGCCGATCATCAAGGACGGCGTGCCGCAGGACCTGTTCAACTACACCGACCCCCTGCCCCAGGCGCTGGTGCTCACGGCCATCGTGATCAGCTTCGCCATGACCGCGCTGTTCCTGGTGGTGCTGCTGGCCTCCCGGGGCCTGACCGGCACCGACCATGTGGATGGCCGGGAGCCCAAGGAATGA